The region AAAGTCCATATAGGAGGAGTTGTGTAGTACTGCTTCGAACTAAAGTTGATTAGAGCTGGGGGTTGAGGGGGTTCAGGGATTATCACATACCACATCTTCTCTGCCCAGCGGGCAGCAGTTTGTACACAACGGCCCTCTGGAGAGGATTATTGCTCACGTGGAGCTGCACGAAGAACAGAGCTGTATCTGGCTTTCAGGTTACAAcactgaattaaagctgcaagcagcgttgaTTGGGCCTTATGGCCCCCGCCCCCAGATGCCAACACTATTCTGTAAATTCAAATGTATGCGTTTTGCATTCAGAAGGTCCTATACTGACACAATGACAATCATGTCTAAACTTTCTGATATTTCTGTGAGACATCATAAATTTATTAAAAGTACTTCCTCACAATATCTGACTTTCGTCTAATGGTGTTATATTCATTCTTCCCCCATttatctatccaggacctgtacctgtccaggaccaggaaacgggcaagtagcatctctgcagacccctcacacccaggacacagtctgtttgaactcctcccctctggacggcgctacagagctctgtacgctaaaacctccagactcagagacagtttcttctcccaagctgttgctctgatgaactctcatcactcatagagtctcagagtaatcaatcactgtgcaataataataataataataataataataataataatagcaataataataaccacaatcatatgctgtaacaatgcacctttcaataaccatgactaCCTCATACTACCTcgcaccacttttttttttaaactgtatatatgttaataagagctacatgtgtctatttactgtttgctactattcaaatctgggttcagtgattccctgtctggcatgttcaaacttagccaataaagctgattctgatttgtGATCTAATCTGAGCAGCATGGTggtttagtggttagcactgttgcctcacagcaagaaagtCCCGGTTCAACTCCGAGGGCccagcaggggcctttctgtgtggagtttgcatgttctccccgtgcctgcgtgggttccctccgggtactccggcttcctcccacagtccaaaaacatgcatattaggttaattggtgattctataTTGCCCAaaggtgtgagtgtgcatggttgtgtgtatatatgtggccctgtgatggactggtgacctgtccagggtgaacccctgcctctcgcctaaaatgagctgggagaggctccagcagacccccgtgaccctgcaaaggataaagcgggtatagataatggatggatgatttgtaatctttcattcattttctacTCTACTTTAATTTTTTCAACTGAAAATACTTGGGCTCCTTTATCGACAAATTATCTCCCACAAATTATCTCCCACATCCCCTCATTTTAATCTAACAGCAATTTATGTCCTAAATGTGCTGTCATAATCCAGTTCCAACTCCGCTCAGTAGGCGGCAGTAACTCACCAGTTActcaagaaaaagaagaagaagaagaagcagcagcagacagAATTTCCTTCGACGAAGAAGAAGCAGCAGCATCGAGACAACTTCAGATCACAAACATGTCAGGTCTTCTGAGAACCATGACCGCCCGAGCTGCCCCTGTCCTGCGGGAACCCGCCGTCCTGCAGAAGGCGAGCCTGTTCACCAGACCCCCGAAGGATAAGATCGGGCCCCTGGTGAGTTTGTCACGGCATGCTAACCGGCGGCTAGCCGCTAGCCTCCGTCCTTGCCGAGGTCACGACCGGTTACGCTCAAAACCTCAACATTTCTGTCCTTATTTAGCCTACACTTTGTGTTTAAGTTACTCAACTGAGTGCACACATCTCCATTCCATCTTGTTCTgtcattttaacattttctaGCTCTTGTATCGAAACTGTCAGGTTTTATTGATGCAGCGTCATTTCTGTCTCTGCACTGTAAATATATTCTTATTTATCTGGTTATACGAAGGTAGCTACATATACAAATACACtgaaattatatttatgttaatataCTGTATTTCTACAGTGAAACACAGCAGTTTTCTGCCCAGACATGTTGATATTAGGGTGTTCTGTCCTCCACATGTGGGTCAGGGGTTTGTCAGGTATGGCCGCTCAAACCCACTCctgattagggttgccacctttcacaaatagaaataagggacgccctgttTCAGCAGTGCAGGTGCCAAAAAAAGgcacatccccaaaacttctaaactgcatagaagtGTATTCAtttgatataaaaaaaacaaaatgctttgatttaaagtttaaagtgctttaatagcatttaacttgcatgattgtacagacagccaaccatactagcaactgaaatagcttcttatgctatgtatgtccacatcagccaagatgtagaataaagctacaggtgaaggtcggaaaattagaatacggtgtaaaagttaatttatttcaataattcaatttaaaaggggaaactaatacattacatagtctcattacatgcaaagcaagatgtgttaaaccgttatttgttataattttgatgatttaattgtttttttatttcataatatagagattttttttatttagggttttcataagccataatcaccaaaattataacaaataaaggcttgaaatatctcactttgaatctagtgggaaataatatatttgtttcaccttttagttgaatttactacaaatgaagttttattcaaatataagtatattcaaattttccgaccttcacctatatattatgacatcaataaataagaccataatatatgtccgtattggttcaatacggaacgcaacttttaattcccaattacgtaacaattctgtatttcaagggacgggtggcaagcctactcCTGAtcatgttcagctgtgtttgtcCTCTCAGGAGACACTACTTCACCTTCTGTCGTCTCAGGTGCTAAGACCAGTATTTAAGTCAGGGCCGCatccctgcatgtttcagatgtttccctgtttcagCACACCGTGGTAAAAGTagctgtgacaccaacagagctgtccaAACCTTGATGACCAGCtggtgacgaccattaatttgaatcaggtgtgttgatgcagggagacacctaaaacatgcaggattgcgGCCCTTGATGACTGGAGTCCGAGACCTCTGATTTAGGTGAAGTTGTGCTGATGTTTCTGGCCAATAATCCTTTTGAGAATTATAAGAGCAAGGaaggttacatttttttaagtttgaatGAAAAGTTTTTCAAAATTTGGttcatttaaatataaattgtgCTCTCAGTCCTTATCCCATAACCAAGCAGCCTTACAGACAGGCATGAAATCCTGCTGTTAACAGAAATAAAAGAGCATTAATAAACTCagtcatcacacacacacacacacacacgttgtcCATCTCTGAGCTTCATGCAACCATGTTTGTGGCTAATTAAAATGAAACGAGTGCATGAAGAACAAGTCCAAACACTTTTGtcatataaacaaaaagctcaacCAAAACTTGTTTAATCTAAAAGTCTTGCCTATTAAAAAATGCAGGGGTGAATTTTAAAAAGTGCACATGGGGAAGTTGATGTTCAGGTAAAATAGAGTGattcatattttttatatatatatatatgaattttTAATTCAAACTTTTGTCACACTTCGGATCCAGATCCTTTGTCACATATCGATAGTtgccttttatttattaaacatattatTGTTACAAATATTTGATTGATATGAATGTAGTTGTATGAGAGATGTcaattttccccttttttttcatgatttttcATTGAGCAAAAGTTTTTCTACATGTTCATTATTTTGCTTTTCCTCTTGTTAATTTGAGAATTCAGGGATAGACAAGTCACACTTGAGACTTGGATGCCAGATTTCTTTAATCAGTCAACAGTCGTGACTTTCAGATTAAAGTCGGACTTCAGGGAACGGCAAGTCCTGCAGCGTTTTTCTTTGACGGCGTCGCTGACCCTCTTCTGTGGTTTACAGACACCAGTCGTTTAGCAGCTTGGTCTTTCAGCTGTGTTTCAGCAGAGCTCCAAGATTGATCTTTGGAGAATTGTCATC is a window of Cololabis saira isolate AMF1-May2022 chromosome 16, fColSai1.1, whole genome shotgun sequence DNA encoding:
- the LOC133462316 gene encoding cytochrome c oxidase subunit 8A, mitochondrial; translated protein: MSGLLRTMTARAAPVLREPAVLQKASLFTRPPKDKIGPLETCIGFAMFSLAILGPSGWVLAHLEEYKKKAA